CGATTGTCATTACGCCGCAATCCGTGCTCGTAAGCTCCTTGGTTCCGGTGCTCCGGACATCAACCATTGTCAGCGCCATTGCATTAAGCGCCGTAGCCCTGCTGTTTGCTTACTTCATCATCAGCCGGATTACAGGCCCGATTAAAAAGCTTATGAGCGCGATGCGTTCGGTTGGGGAAGGGGACTTTGAAGCCCGCGTGGACGTGGACCGCAAGGACGAATTTGGTCTCCTGTCCCAGCGCTTTAACCGGATGAACGACCGGATCGCCATGCTCGTGAAAGAGAATTACGAGATCAAGCTGAAGGAGAAGGAAGCGGAGATTCAAGCGCTTAACATGCAGATGAATCCGCATTTTCTATACAACACGCTGAACATAATGAATTGGACCGCTCTCGAGAATCGTCAGACGGAACTGAGCAAGATGCTGGTCTGTCTGTCCAATATGCTGCACTATACGTCCCGGAAGGATTGGGAAGCCGTTCATCTGTCAGAGGAACTGGAATGGATGCGCAACTACTTCTTTATCATGTCCGCCAGGTTCGAGGGCAAGTTCACGGTCGCTTACGAGATCGAGCCGGTACTCTATGAGAACAAGCTTCCAAGACTTCTCTTCCAGCCTTTTGTGGAAAATGCCATTCTGCATGGATTCAGCGGCGTAGAAGAAGGCGGGCAAATTACGATACGCGGCTGGATCGAAGACGATAGCCGTTATTTCGAAGTTCGGGACAACGGACGGGGGATCAGCAAGGAAGGAATCGACGCGATTTTGTACAAGGAATCCGCGTCCATCGGAATTAAAAATACGATCTCGCGTATTCGGATGGCCTACGGCGACGAATATGGCATCCGCATTCATTCCGCTCCGGGCAAGGGGACAAGCATCGTTATCCATCTGCCGAGCAAGACCCAATAAAAGTCCACCATTCTAGAAATGCTCGGGTTTTGTAAGCGTTATCCATCATCTACAATAAAAGCAATCATAGACTGCAGCTATGAGCCATGAGGATGAAATGAGAGAGGGGCTCTAAAAAATGATTATGAATCGATGGAAATACACTTCCGCATTTATGGTTACGGTTCTGTCGGCGGTGCTTGTCATGTCCGGCTGCACCAAGTCCGATAGTTCCGGCAATGGCAATTCCTCATCCAGCAATAATGCAGGCAGTTCGGCCAATACGGCCGGCTCCGGAACCGATTCCGGTACAACCAGCGGCGAAAAAATTACACTGAAGCTGACCGGATGGGGCGCACCGGCAGAGGTAGCGGCGTACAAATCCGCCATTGCCAACTTCGAGAAGACTCATCCGAACGTAAAAGTCGATTTTCAGGCGATCAGCAGCGGTGATTACGATACGAAGCTGACGACAATGGTTGCCGGCAACGACGAGCCGGATGTCGCGATGATGGAATCCGCGACCATTGCCTTCCCTCTTGCGGAAGAAGGCAAGTTCCTGAATTTGCAGGACTTCCTTGCAAAGGATCAGCAAATCACATTGGATTCACTAGTTCCGAATATTACGTACTCCCAGGCGCCGGGCAACATTATCGGCATCGGCCCTGGCCCGGAGACATTTGGACTATTCTATAACGAAGACGTATTCAAGGATGCCGGCATCGAACCGCCTCCTTCCGATGTTTCCAAAGCATGGAACTGGGATCAATTCGTCGATGTTGCCAAGAAATTGACCCTGGACAACAAAGGACGCAACGCAACGGATCCAAGCTTCGATCCGAAAAACATTAAACAATTCGGTATTAACCTGCCGACTTGGTGGGGCGCTTACAGTAACTTTATCTACTCCAACGGCGGAGACTTCCTGTCGGCCGACGGCAAAACCTTTGCCCTTAATCAACCGGAGGCTGTAGAAGTGTTTCAAAAGATGGCCGACCTGATCAACGTGTATCATGTCGCTCCATCCCCGCTCCAGTCGAAGAATATCCCTGGAACAAACGTCGCGCTTCAGACGAAGAAGGTTGCGATGGCCATTGACGGCCAATGGGCTTCGTCGTCGCTCGCGGAATCCAAGTTTAACTATAACGTAGGCGTTCTGCCGGTTATGAAAGAGCCGGTAACAACCGTAGTAGCCGGCATGTTCTCCATCTTCAAATCGACCAAGCATCCGCAGGAATCCTGGGAGCTGCTGAAGGCGCTGCTTGATCCGGAAGCTTCGCTTGGCATGCTGACAAACGGAACATGGATGCCTGCCCCTAAAGACTGGTACACCGACAGCGAGAAGCTGGACAAGTGGACGAAAGATTTGGCAGCACGTCCTTCCGGCTACAACGGCGCGGTTATTGACATGCTTCTGAATCACAGCCATGCAACGCCAACGGCTTACGTGAAAAACTTCAATAAAATCATGGATGTCGTTAACCCTGCTTTGGATAAAGTGTGGCTGGGCAAACAGTCTGCCCAGGAAGCGCTTGATTCCATAGCCGCGAAGGCACAGCAGCAAGTACAAGGCCGGCGCGACGTCGAGTAAGCTGTCCGCAGACCGCGGATAACAGGAGAGGGCAGCGGTTCGGAAGTTAGAAGAATCGCTGCCCTCTGCCATAGACAGGGAGGGTTACGGCATGGAGATTTCGGCAAACACTGGCAAGTCCGCCAAGACGGTTGTCAGAAAGAGCACCAAAAGGGAACGCAAGGCGCTGTTCTACGGCCTGCTCTTTACAGCGCCGGCGATACTCGGCTTTATTATCTATACGCTAGGACCGATGATTGCCAGCTTATACTTAAGCTTAACGGATTACAACGTCTTTAAAGATACGACCAGCTTTATCGGTCTGGACAACTATATCAAGCTGTTCAGCGGCGAAGACGATTTGTTCTACAAATCGCTTGGCACAACCTTTTATTTTGTTCTTTTGCGCGTGCCGGCGGTTATCATTATCTCGTTCTTTCTGGCCATTCTTCTGAATATGAACGTGAAGGGCCGGGCAATCTTCCGGACAATTATCTACCTGCCTAGCATTGTTCCGGCGGTTGCCGCTTCGATGATCTGGCTGTGGCTTATGAATCCGGATCTGGGCCTACTGAATATGGCGCTCAATTGGCTTCATCTGCCAACAAGCAACTGGCTGTTCGGAGAGGGCAGCGTCATCCCGTCTATCGTTCTCACGACATTATGGGGGATTGGCGGTACGGTTATCATTTTCCTTGCCGGCCTGTCGGGCATACCGAAATCCTACTATGAGGCAATTGACGTTGACGGCGGAGGATGGTACAGCAAGCTGCGCCATATCACGGTTCCGATGCTGACGCCAACGATCTTTTTCAATACGATTATGACGATTATCGGCTCCTTCCAGGTGTTCAGCGAAGCGTATATTCTGACGCAAGGCGGACCGAACAACAAAAGCTTGTTCTTCGTATTCTATCTGTGGCGTACCGCATTCCGCGATACGGAGATGGGCTATGCTTCCGCGCTGGCGTGGGTATTGTTCATCATCATTATGATCTTTACGGTGCTTGTCTTCAAGACCTCGAAATCCTGGGTGCATTATGAGGGGGAAAAACAATGAGAGAGTCCAGGCTGAAGCTTACTGCCGGGTTTACCTCCCTGCTGATCGTTTCCGCGATGTTTATCGTGCCGTTTCTGTGGCTGCTTCGCAGTTCGGTGATGGATTTGTCGCAAATTTTCATCATGCCGCCACAGTGGATACCGAAGCCTTTTCACTTTGAAAACTTCAAGGAGGCCTTGACTGTCGTACCGTTTGGGACCTTCTTCAAAAATACACTCATTATCGTAGCCGGGGTTCTGCTCGGAACGGTCGTCTCGAGTACCATTGCCGCGTTTGGGTTCTCCCGCATTAAGTGGAAGGGACGCGACATGGTATTCGCCATTCTGATGTCCTCGATGATGCTCCCCGGAGCGGTAACGCTTATTCCAAGCTTTATCGGCTGGAAGGAGCTTGGCTTCTACGATACGTTTTACCCGCTGATCGTTCCCGCGTATTTCGGGGGCGGCATGTTTAATATCTTCCTGCTGCGCCAGTTCTACATGTCGATCCCGCAGGACTTTGACGAAGCGGCTCTTGTTGACGGAGCGAACTACTTCCAGATCTATTGGCGCATCCTGCTGCCGCTTAGCCGTTCGGCCGTTATCGTTGTTGCGCTCTTTACGTTCCTTGCTTCATGGAATGATTTCATGGGTCCGCTTATTTATTTGAAGAGCGACAGCCGCTTTACGCTTGCGCTTGGCCTGCAGATGTTCCAGGGCAGCTATAATGCGCAGTGGGATTTGTTGATGGCTGCTTCAACAGCCGTAGTACTGCCGTGCGTATTAGTCTTTTTGGTCGGTCAAAGGTTCTTTTTGGAAGGAATTACGCTTACCGGGTTGAAAGGTTAACCAAACGATTAGGGAGGAAGAAACGTGACCGTTATGAACCAACAGATTAAAGGCTGGCGTGGAGTTCCGTTCTCGGAAGTAAAAATTGATGATGCTTTCTGGCGTCCGCGCCTTGAGACTCTCAAAAATGTAACGATGGGCGTCTGTTTGGACCAATGCGAGAAAACAGGCCGGATTGCGAACTTTGCCATCGCAGGCGGTTTAATAGAGGGCAAGTATGAAGGCATGTACTACAATGATTCCGATGTATACAAGGTGCTTGAAGGCGCGGCCTACTCGCTTATGACGGACCGTGATCCCAAGCTGGAGGCGGAAATTGACCGGATTGTGGAGCTGATTGAAGCCGCTCAGGAGGGCGACGGTTATTTGTCCACGTATTACACGCTGGAAGCTCCGGATCTTAAATGGACCGACATGGAAAAGCATGAAATGTATAATGGCGGCCATTTAATTGAAGCAGCCGTTGCTTATTATCAAGCGACAGGAAAGCGCAAGCTGCTGGATGTCGCCTGCCGGATGGCGGATCATTACGACTCGCTGTTTGGACCGGGCAAGCGACATTGGGCGGAAGGACATGAAGAGATTGAACTGGCGCTCGTGAAGCTGTTTGGCGTGACGGGTGAAGACCGGTACTGGAAGCTTGCGCTGTGGCTTCTCGAGGAACGGGGCCATGGCCACGGCGTAGGCGCGATCTGGGATAAAGAGGATTGGGGTCCCGCATACTGCCAGGACGATGTGCCTGTAAGGGACATTCACGAGGTAAAAGGGCATGCCGTACGGGCGATGTATCTTTACACGGCGATGGCCGATGTCGTACTCGCTTCCGGCGATCCTGCTTATATGGAAGCTCTCGACCGCGTCTGGGCGCATACCGTTGAACGGAATATGTACGTAACGGGAGGCATCGGGCCGTCCGTCCATAATGAAGGCTTTACGTTTGACTATGACCTGCCGAACGAATCGGCTTATTGCGAGACCTGCGCTGCGATTGCGATGGCGTTCTGGAATCACCGGATGAATCTGCTGCATGGTCACGGCAAGTATGCGGATATCGTGGAGAAGGAGCTGTTTAACGGGGCACTGTCGGGAATTTCGTTATCCGGTGACCGGTTCTTCTATGTGAACCCGCTCGCGTCCAAAGGCGAGCATCACCGCGTGGAATGGTTCCATACCTCCTGCTGCCCGACGAACCTTGCGCGCTTCCTGCCGTCGATTGGCCAATACGTGTATGCGGCGGCGGAGGACGGAATTTCGGTGAACCAGTATTTGAGCAGCGAGATGACCGTTCAGCTTGCGGGCGGAAGCAGCGTGAAGATTGGCCAATCAACGGCTTATCCTTGGGATGGCCGGGTAGAGCTATCCGTTACTCCGGAGCAAACGGATGAGTTCGCAATCCGTCTGCGTCTGCCGGGCTGGTGCGGAAGCTACCGGATCTATGCGCAAGGCGAATCCGTAACCGGTGCAGAAGCCTTGGCGGAGAACGGATATCTCGTTCTCAAACGGCACTGGCTGCCTGGCGACACGGTTGTGTTGGAGCTGGATATGCCGGTAACCGCAGTGCGTTCCCGCGAAGAGGTGGAAGCGAACCGCGGAAGGATCGCCTTCCAGCGCGGACCGGTCGTTTATTGCATCGAGCAGACCGGTAATGATGGGCTCGTCTATGACGAGTTCGCCTTTAAAGCGGCAGAGCCGTTTGCTGCCGAATATGCCGCCGAACAGCTTGGCGGTGTAACCGTGCTGCGCGGAAAGACGGACGATGGCCGTTCCTGCGAGCTGATTCCGTACTATGCGTGGGACAACCGGGAAGCGGGATTTATGCAGGTATGGGTGCGCGAAGCCGAAGACCGCAGGCTGTACCGTTAATACCTGTTAGCCGCGGAAATGTACGGAGCTGTTTGTACAGCCTTTCAAAAAGGTTGTATAGACAGCTCTTTTTTTCGTGTTATAATCATCATTCCGCCGATTTTTAATGGTAATTGGACCACTCGAGGAATATCCTGTAACAGGCCTTTAATGCTTTCTAGAGATAAGGTTATCGATGAAATCTATTTCTCAAGATGATAGGGTTATGCTACTATTATTAAACACATATTTCACCAAAATATACCTTATAATACGCATAAACAAAGCAAAAATCGACACAAAATGACGCAAAACCCAGCAATTCTTATTAGGAGGGTCCCATGGGAAAACTCTTTTTATTATTTGTTTTCTTTACTTGGTTGTTCGGTAATCCCATTATCGCCATAATTGCTCTGTTATTTATCGTTTACGTCATCGACCGCCGGTTTATCGGTCTAACCCCAAGCCTTTTGAAGCCGATTCGCCGATCCTCGCGTTTAAGCAAGCTGAAGAAGCATATCGCCCAATCTCCTAACGATACATCCGCCAAAGTAGAAATTGCCCGAATTCTGATTGAGAAGAAGAAATACCGGGAAGCGCTGAATCTGCTTGAGCCGCTGGAGCGGATGCTCGACGATTCCGCCGAATATTGGGATGATCTTGGCCTTTGCCAGATGCAAACCGGACAACCGGAAGCCGGCGAAGCTGCCATGAGCAAGGCGCTGCTGCTTAATCCAAGAGTGAAATACGGCGCTCCTTATTTGAGGCTGGCTAGCTATTATTCGAAGCTGGATGCGGAAAGAGCACTCTCTTATATCGAAGCCTTTCAGGAGATTCATTCGTCTTCCTGCGAAGCTTACTACCGGCTTGCGGATATTTACGAGCAGATGAGCCGCAAAGAGGACGCGATGGAGGCTGTTTCGGAAGGGCTTCGGATTTACCGCTCGCTGCCGCGCTACAAAAAGCGGGTCGAGCGCAAATGGGCGCTCCGTTTGTTCATTCGGAAGACCCGCGGGTGATGGAAAGAACTGCTTGTTTATTTTGCCGCATGCCGTATTGTTGTTTCCGTGAAAATCATCCATAATCGAATTACATTACGAGAGCTTAAAGGAGCATCATATGCCGCGCAATATCTGGCTCATGGCGATTAGCTTGAGCGTTATCATCGTTTTATTAAGCAATGCCGCTTATTATTTTCTGACTAAAAAAACGTTGGAAGATGCGCTAAACCATGAGATGCGGGCTGTTGCGAAGCAAATTGAATTTTCCGTTGAGCAATCGAGGCTTGGAGCCGAAAAGTTCCAGGAGCAGATCGGCAAGGAGCTCCGGGTCGTATCGATCGCGGCGCAGTACGCGCTGGATCCGGACGTTGAGAAGGTAACGAACGACCAGCTGAAGGAATTAAGCGCCAAGCTGGGGGTCGAACATATCACGCTGATGAAGCGGACGAAAGATAATATTATCCTGTATAAGTCCTCGGACGTGAACGAGCTGGGCAAAGGGACAAAAACCTGGGATCCCTGGTATGTCGCCTTTAATCAGCTGTTCGACCAGCACGAGGTCAGGATCGACTGGCTGGGCCAGACGCTTCCGAACTTCTGGAGCGGGCCGTTCGAGGTGGCTTCAACGGATCCCGACAGCATTTACAAATGGGGTTATTACTACGACGGAACAACGAACTATATTATCGATCCGTACGTCAACTATACGACACTCGCCGAATACGAGAAGCTGACGGGCATCAACGAGCTCATCAACAAATCGATCGGAAGCAGCGACTCCTTGCTTGAAGCGACGGTATTTAACCCTACGACGTTTGGCAAAGGCTCCTTTGATACGATAAACGAAGTGGGCGAAGTCCAGGGACATTTGCTGCAGAAGGATATCTTCTATGGAACGTACCGTTACAAGGGAGACAAAGATGTCGACTATGTGAAGAAAGCTTTTAATACCGGCAAGAGCGTCTCTGCAAAAGAAAATATCGACGGCAAGCATGTACTCAAAATGTTTATTCCGGTCTCGACGGGCCCGGGAATTAACCTGGTTGACGAGAACGGGACGCCGATCCACGGTTATGTGCTTTCTCTTGTGTCCGATTATCAGGTCATTCAGGACAGGCTCGACAGCCAATTTCTGAACATCGGGATTGTCATATTCCTCGTAACGGGCATTAGTCTGCTGATCGCTGCTTTCGCGATGCGATATTTCCGGCAGACGCGCGAGAAGGTAGTCGTGGTGACTCAGCAGACGTACGCAGACGAGATCAACAGCATGTTCCAGTCCATCCGCGCCCAGAGGCATGATTTCCTGAACCATGTCCAGACCATTCATTCTCTTGCGGAGCTGAACAAATCGAGGGAGCTTGTCGCGTATACGAAAGAGCTGACCGGCGAGATCCGGCTGATGAACGATATTATTAATATCGGGAACCCGGCAATTGCGGCATTGATCCGCTCGAAAATCTCGCAGGCGGAAAGCTA
This region of Paenibacillus sp. JDR-2 genomic DNA includes:
- a CDS encoding sensor histidine kinase, coding for MPRNIWLMAISLSVIIVLLSNAAYYFLTKKTLEDALNHEMRAVAKQIEFSVEQSRLGAEKFQEQIGKELRVVSIAAQYALDPDVEKVTNDQLKELSAKLGVEHITLMKRTKDNIILYKSSDVNELGKGTKTWDPWYVAFNQLFDQHEVRIDWLGQTLPNFWSGPFEVASTDPDSIYKWGYYYDGTTNYIIDPYVNYTTLAEYEKLTGINELINKSIGSSDSLLEATVFNPTTFGKGSFDTINEVGEVQGHLLQKDIFYGTYRYKGDKDVDYVKKAFNTGKSVSAKENIDGKHVLKMFIPVSTGPGINLVDENGTPIHGYVLSLVSDYQVIQDRLDSQFLNIGIVIFLVTGISLLIAAFAMRYFRQTREKVVVVTQQTYADEINSMFQSIRAQRHDFLNHVQTIHSLAELNKSRELVAYTKELTGEIRLMNDIINIGNPAIAALIRSKISQAESYRIVFTCSFSGLNRLEMGIKTLDVNRMLGNLIDNAFDEVMKYPEECRMVELTGNQAEGFIEFCITNTCSNAREVTEKPLFDAGFSTKDDAHQGLGLFTVKSITEQYKGTVQIHAEVEDRITFFIRIPH
- a CDS encoding glycoside hydrolase family 127 protein — its product is MNQQIKGWRGVPFSEVKIDDAFWRPRLETLKNVTMGVCLDQCEKTGRIANFAIAGGLIEGKYEGMYYNDSDVYKVLEGAAYSLMTDRDPKLEAEIDRIVELIEAAQEGDGYLSTYYTLEAPDLKWTDMEKHEMYNGGHLIEAAVAYYQATGKRKLLDVACRMADHYDSLFGPGKRHWAEGHEEIELALVKLFGVTGEDRYWKLALWLLEERGHGHGVGAIWDKEDWGPAYCQDDVPVRDIHEVKGHAVRAMYLYTAMADVVLASGDPAYMEALDRVWAHTVERNMYVTGGIGPSVHNEGFTFDYDLPNESAYCETCAAIAMAFWNHRMNLLHGHGKYADIVEKELFNGALSGISLSGDRFFYVNPLASKGEHHRVEWFHTSCCPTNLARFLPSIGQYVYAAAEDGISVNQYLSSEMTVQLAGGSSVKIGQSTAYPWDGRVELSVTPEQTDEFAIRLRLPGWCGSYRIYAQGESVTGAEALAENGYLVLKRHWLPGDTVVLELDMPVTAVRSREEVEANRGRIAFQRGPVVYCIEQTGNDGLVYDEFAFKAAEPFAAEYAAEQLGGVTVLRGKTDDGRSCELIPYYAWDNREAGFMQVWVREAEDRRLYR
- a CDS encoding sensor histidine kinase produces the protein MTFRLRLLLSYLTLIALPLLVLSTLFYNSSLKVVTEQAQNNVHDVVMKNNDVIDTKLGIVDQNSRSLFVDKDLFQIFNNLNPAKEEELVAADRQVTAILSKYFSQNSDVYAAQLWTSYYTFGSTMLMPLGDPVQSAIYKEAVKAGGKMVWYPTYDFIKMYDQHWLQDGTIDYRYLFSATRLLNFSHMEDSTLVKLKPEVERPVLAISFKSTVMDELFEKSIPAGSSYMVLDPDNIVVASSDQSQVTKRFDEDWMNDFREQGSGSERIKLNGHNQIVSFARSEVTGWMSIVITPQSVLVSSLVPVLRTSTIVSAIALSAVALLFAYFIISRITGPIKKLMSAMRSVGEGDFEARVDVDRKDEFGLLSQRFNRMNDRIAMLVKENYEIKLKEKEAEIQALNMQMNPHFLYNTLNIMNWTALENRQTELSKMLVCLSNMLHYTSRKDWEAVHLSEELEWMRNYFFIMSARFEGKFTVAYEIEPVLYENKLPRLLFQPFVENAILHGFSGVEEGGQITIRGWIEDDSRYFEVRDNGRGISKEGIDAILYKESASIGIKNTISRIRMAYGDEYGIRIHSAPGKGTSIVIHLPSKTQ
- a CDS encoding carbohydrate ABC transporter permease yields the protein MRESRLKLTAGFTSLLIVSAMFIVPFLWLLRSSVMDLSQIFIMPPQWIPKPFHFENFKEALTVVPFGTFFKNTLIIVAGVLLGTVVSSTIAAFGFSRIKWKGRDMVFAILMSSMMLPGAVTLIPSFIGWKELGFYDTFYPLIVPAYFGGGMFNIFLLRQFYMSIPQDFDEAALVDGANYFQIYWRILLPLSRSAVIVVALFTFLASWNDFMGPLIYLKSDSRFTLALGLQMFQGSYNAQWDLLMAASTAVVLPCVLVFLVGQRFFLEGITLTGLKG
- a CDS encoding carbohydrate ABC transporter permease, which translates into the protein MEISANTGKSAKTVVRKSTKRERKALFYGLLFTAPAILGFIIYTLGPMIASLYLSLTDYNVFKDTTSFIGLDNYIKLFSGEDDLFYKSLGTTFYFVLLRVPAVIIISFFLAILLNMNVKGRAIFRTIIYLPSIVPAVAASMIWLWLMNPDLGLLNMALNWLHLPTSNWLFGEGSVIPSIVLTTLWGIGGTVIIFLAGLSGIPKSYYEAIDVDGGGWYSKLRHITVPMLTPTIFFNTIMTIIGSFQVFSEAYILTQGGPNNKSLFFVFYLWRTAFRDTEMGYASALAWVLFIIIMIFTVLVFKTSKSWVHYEGEKQ
- a CDS encoding ABC transporter substrate-binding protein, whose protein sequence is MIMNRWKYTSAFMVTVLSAVLVMSGCTKSDSSGNGNSSSSNNAGSSANTAGSGTDSGTTSGEKITLKLTGWGAPAEVAAYKSAIANFEKTHPNVKVDFQAISSGDYDTKLTTMVAGNDEPDVAMMESATIAFPLAEEGKFLNLQDFLAKDQQITLDSLVPNITYSQAPGNIIGIGPGPETFGLFYNEDVFKDAGIEPPPSDVSKAWNWDQFVDVAKKLTLDNKGRNATDPSFDPKNIKQFGINLPTWWGAYSNFIYSNGGDFLSADGKTFALNQPEAVEVFQKMADLINVYHVAPSPLQSKNIPGTNVALQTKKVAMAIDGQWASSSLAESKFNYNVGVLPVMKEPVTTVVAGMFSIFKSTKHPQESWELLKALLDPEASLGMLTNGTWMPAPKDWYTDSEKLDKWTKDLAARPSGYNGAVIDMLLNHSHATPTAYVKNFNKIMDVVNPALDKVWLGKQSAQEALDSIAAKAQQQVQGRRDVE
- a CDS encoding tetratricopeptide repeat protein, which produces MGKLFLLFVFFTWLFGNPIIAIIALLFIVYVIDRRFIGLTPSLLKPIRRSSRLSKLKKHIAQSPNDTSAKVEIARILIEKKKYREALNLLEPLERMLDDSAEYWDDLGLCQMQTGQPEAGEAAMSKALLLNPRVKYGAPYLRLASYYSKLDAERALSYIEAFQEIHSSSCEAYYRLADIYEQMSRKEDAMEAVSEGLRIYRSLPRYKKRVERKWALRLFIRKTRG